The Methanoculleus sp. SDB sequence AAAAAGTTTCCCACGTGTTTTTTTCGGAGAAGTACGTTTTATCCTTTCGATTTCCTGGTCAAGCCATGCCATCCGCGTCTTCTCCGTACAGGACATCGTACTCGGTCACCAGATTCGTACCGCAGAGATAGAACGTCTTGAGCTGCAGCCGGAACATCTCATCCTCATGCTCGATATGCATCCCTCCCACAAGGGAGGGCGTATCCGCTCCGCCTACGATAAACGGGAGATGAATAAGGCGCACCTCATCAACAAGATGGTGCTGGAGCATGTAGTAATTCAGTGTCGGGCCCCCTTCGATCATGAGCGAATCAACGCCGTACCGTTCTTTCAGAATGCGCATGAGGAGGGGAAGATCGACACTATCTTTTCCGGCCACCTCCACGAAGGCACCCCGATCACGGAGGAGAGCAATCCGCTCTTCGGGGGCGGATTCGGATACGGCAACAAGCGTGGGGGCATCGGAACGAAGCACATTCGCATCGGGAGATATGTCCGCACGGCTGTTCGGGATGACACGAAGCGGGCTCTTTCCCTCGACCAGCCTGACGGTGAGAAACGAATTGTCAATCCTGATGGTATTTGAACCCACCATGATGGCATCGTATGCCGCCCGGGTTTCGTGAAGCAGGATT is a genomic window containing:
- a CDS encoding 5-amino-6-(5-phosphoribosylamino)uracil reductase — protein: MAIRTDRPHVLMMSEITVDGKLTLKKGASSKILMKYMDPATEILLHETRAAYDAIMVGSNTIRIDNSFLTVRLVEGKSPLRVIPNSRADISPDANVLRSDAPTLVAVSESAPEERIALLRDRGAFVEVAGKDSVDLPLLMRILKERYGVDSLMIEGGPTLNYYMLQHHLVDEVRLIHLPFIVGGADTPSLVGGMHIEHEDEMFRLQLKTFYLCGTNLVTEYDVLYGEDADGMA